One genomic window of Kaistia geumhonensis includes the following:
- the mgtE gene encoding magnesium transporter, with amino-acid sequence MSDPAGESTTIERDPPAAPAALPPLRDEDDNLSAAFLDAVVAAIEASDAERARLLTEDLHEADVGAILEQLDAEQRPALIQLLGDAFDFTALTELDEATRVEILEDLPAETVAEGISELDSDDAVYILEDLDSEEREEILAQMPSIERLALKRSLDYPEDSAGRRMQTEFIAVAPFWTVGQTIDLMRESDDLPESFNEVFVVDPAFRFLGRVPLDRLLRSARPVKMGEIVDEGAQIVEATDELSSVARLFQRYNLISAPVVDESRRLVGIMTIDDAVDVIEEEADADIKRLGGVGDEEVSDRVLSIARSRLPWLCINLCTAILASFVIGLFETELQKMVALAVLMPIVASQGGNAGTQTMTVAVRALATRAIGPHNALRVVGRELVVGCINGLFFACIVAGVAVWRFGIADLGVVIAAAMLVNLIAAALAGILIPLVIHRFKFDPAIASGAFVTTVTDLVGFFSFLGFAALWFGFG; translated from the coding sequence ATGTCCGATCCGGCAGGCGAATCGACGACCATCGAGCGCGATCCACCGGCCGCGCCGGCCGCGCTGCCGCCGCTTCGCGACGAGGACGACAACCTCTCAGCGGCGTTCCTCGACGCCGTCGTCGCCGCGATCGAGGCCTCGGACGCGGAACGGGCGCGCCTCCTCACCGAAGACCTGCACGAGGCGGATGTCGGCGCCATTCTCGAGCAGCTCGACGCCGAGCAGCGCCCGGCCCTGATCCAGCTCCTCGGCGACGCCTTCGACTTCACGGCGCTGACCGAGCTCGACGAGGCGACGCGCGTCGAGATTCTCGAGGATCTCCCCGCCGAGACGGTCGCCGAGGGCATCAGCGAGCTCGATTCGGACGACGCGGTCTACATCCTCGAGGATCTCGACAGCGAGGAGCGCGAGGAAATCCTCGCGCAGATGCCTTCGATCGAGCGTCTGGCGCTGAAGCGCAGCCTCGACTACCCGGAAGACAGCGCCGGCCGGCGCATGCAGACAGAGTTCATCGCCGTGGCGCCGTTCTGGACGGTCGGCCAGACGATCGATCTCATGCGCGAATCGGACGACCTGCCGGAGAGCTTCAACGAGGTCTTCGTCGTCGATCCCGCCTTCCGCTTCCTTGGCCGCGTGCCGCTCGACCGCCTGCTGCGCAGCGCGCGCCCGGTCAAGATGGGGGAGATCGTCGACGAGGGGGCGCAGATCGTCGAGGCCACGGACGAACTCTCCTCCGTGGCGAGGCTCTTCCAGCGCTACAACCTGATTTCGGCGCCGGTGGTCGACGAAAGCCGCCGCCTCGTTGGCATCATGACCATCGACGACGCGGTCGACGTCATCGAGGAAGAGGCGGACGCAGACATCAAGCGCCTCGGCGGCGTCGGCGACGAGGAGGTCTCGGATCGCGTCCTGTCGATCGCGCGCAGCCGCCTGCCATGGCTGTGCATCAATCTCTGCACGGCGATCCTGGCTTCCTTCGTCATTGGCCTCTTCGAGACCGAGCTCCAGAAGATGGTGGCGCTGGCTGTGCTCATGCCCATCGTCGCCAGCCAGGGCGGCAATGCCGGCACGCAGACCATGACCGTCGCCGTGCGCGCGCTAGCGACCCGCGCGATCGGCCCGCATAACGCGCTTCGCGTCGTCGGGCGCGAACTGGTGGTCGGCTGCATCAACGGCCTGTTCTTCGCCTGCATCGTCGCCGGTGTCGCGGTCTGGCGATTCGGCATCGCCGATCTCGGCGTCGTCATCGCGGCGGCGATGCTCGTCAACCTGATCGCGGCGGCGCTGGCGGGCATCCTCATCCCGTTGGTGATCCACCGCTTCAAGTTCGATCCCGCGATCGCCTCGGGCGCCTTCGTCACCACCGTGACCGACCTCGTCGGCTTCTTCTCCTTCCTCGGCTTCGCGGCGCTGTGGTTCGGCTTCGGCTGA